Sequence from the Cryptococcus neoformans var. neoformans JEC21 chromosome 1, complete sequence genome:
gaggaggacTTGAAGGATATTCTCTTTTCTGTTTGTGTTTCTGAACAAAAGTAAAAGTTGTTTGCCTGCTTGCTTTCATACTCGATTTGGTAGACGTTCCGTAGTTCGTTAACTTTTTGGTTTATTATGGTTGTTGTACTCTCATACGCATTTATAGATACATGTATCATGCcacatccttccttttGAACGAGTGCTTCCAGTCTCTGAATTGAAATAAAGTGCATCGCCCAGCGACTACTAACCATAAATATGTAATACAAATAATAGTACGAAGGAAAATCTATGAAACGAGCGATGTTGGAACAAAGTTGCAGAAAACAAAAGTTGGAGTAAAAAATACAATATAAATACAATATAAATAAAGCCATCAAAACACGAAACAGCCCCCACGTCCATCCAGCAAAATCGGAATCGCGTTTACCTATGCTCGGGTGTACCACCCTCTTggttctttcttttttctttatgCATTCGTAGACACCTTACAACGCCCTGTACCCTCCGCTCGgacctctctcctccctaaGCCTCCTCGCACGACGGTCCTcctactcttcctctctccttcttccctccctctctctcctctcggCGCCCCAAAACtacttccctttcttcctctcgccctccaccttctcttcctcctacccCCGTTCCTCTGTATCCTTACACGGTGGTCTTGAAGAGATCAAGGTAGCCGGCAGCCCCACAAGTCTCCCTCCTGTTGCCAGAGCATGCCATGCTGCAAGAAGACGCTGGAGCTCGGGTGCCGCTCGACAGAGAGTTGCCGCCTAGCGACTTATCAGAATCCGGTCATTCGGTTAGAGACAGAACTTACAGAAACACTGTGTCCTGTACTCAACAGCAGCCAAAGTGAAGCCATTGTTACCACAAGTGGCTCGGCAAACCTTGGAGGTCATGCCGCTGGCAGAGTAGAAATAACCTCGAAGAGTACGGCTCTTGGGATTATCAGTATAGCATCCGAGCCAGCCATCGGGTTTGCTGACTGTGGAGATGGTGTGTGCGAGGCTATACCCTTCAAGGTACCCGCCAGCGCCGCAAGTCTGGCTAGAGCTACCAGAGCAAGGCGCCGTACAGTAGAGACTGCTGACCATTTGCTGGCTAGCAGGATAATTCTTGCCACAGCGACATTCGTTTGCATTCCACAATCTTTATTCAATGGTTAATTTCAAGGAATCTGATCGGACGGGAGTCGACTCACCCAGCGTATGTGTAACCAAATTCGAGACAAGCTTGCTTGCATGTTTCGGGGTTCATGGAGTTTGATCTGTAAGTGTAGACATTGCCAATGAACGCGGCGCTAGACCCCTGGTCCTTGAAGCACCCAATGTAACCAGAAGGCTTCTTGGAAGCGACAGTCTCAGAAGTTACTGTGGCGGCAGCAACAGTGTAAAGATCCATCGCTGCTGAACCGCCGCAAGTAATGCTCGAGCTACCCGCACACTGATTTTGACACTGGCTGGCAGGAAGACTGACGAGATTGGAGTTGGGCTTGCCGCAGTAGCACTGATTGCCTCTAAAAATACTGCGGAAGCTGTCAGCCTAGGATGATTATACGCAGGAAAAAAATCACGCACCCGGCATAAGAATATCCAAGCTCGGAGCATCCGTTGATGCACTGCGATTGAGTCATGGTGGTCGACATCCAGCTATTTTTCGTCATGCCAAGGCGGCTGCCAGTGTCCTCATAACAGCCCTGATAACCAGCAAGATGGACAGCAGTAGAGGGGCTAACCTTGACAGAGGTAATGTCATAAACTGAAGACTTGTAATAGTCACCACAGACTTCGCTAGGCTTCCCATTACACGAAACAGTGCACTGAGAGGTGGGTACGATGGCGCCAGAACCATAGTTCCAGTCGTTACCGCAATAACACCACCTCTGACTAGTGGTGAGCGCCCAGTTAGTTCCTTTCTGAGCACAGGCACTGATGCAAATTTCAGTAGACATGGAGTTGGACTGGAAACGGTAAGTAGAAGCGCCTAAAAGACCAGTGGAAGGGTTGGAAGGGTTCCTATAACAGCCAACATACTTGGAACCGTCCGCACGAACATTGGTAGAATCGGAGTTGGTGGTTCCGGGAGGGGCGTAGAAAACGTTATAAATGTAGGAGCCACCGCACAATTGAGACGAATCACCAGGACAAGCAGTGAGGCACATGCCAGTCTCGACTGTGGCCGTATCGCTGATAGCCGTACCACAAACACAATGCCACAGGGTACCTTGTTGACCTGTTGCAGCATACTGATACCCTGCAATAAGGCAGTGGGACTGACATGAACTAACAGTGAGAGAATGGTCTATGTAAGACACACCGCCAGAAACTGAGGTAATGTCATGTAAGCAGGCAATATTCTTCCAGCCAGGCGTTGTGGGGAGGACAAAATCGCGCCGCTCATCGTCCTCAGCAATGTATCGACCGTCGTTGCCCTTGAATCTGGAGATATCGAGGCTGGGGACTGGAGGATTACAAGTAGGCTTAGATCCGCTGGGGCCCCAAAGAGGATTGCAGCCGGGGAGAACGGGAACAGCAACATTATCGACGTTACCGTATGGTTCAACGAGGGTACCGAGCTCAGCGGTACAAGCTGCAGCGGCCGCGTCGTCAAAATAGTTGTTGAGAGTGCGACATTCCTGCATTGGACTACATGGATATAAGTAATTGGAGATTGATTACAATGAAAACAACTTACATTGTCTTCTTGATTCCGACACATGATGGGTCGTTCATAGCCCTTCTTAAAACGTCCAAATCCCAACCGTTCACAAAATCCCCATGGACACCGTAGCCAGTCTTTAGACGGATAGGAAAAGTCAGCTATAGCACTCAGTGTAGCCTAGATATGCGAGAAGCTACTTACGGTGTCACCGTTTGCCCAAGCCAATCGTCCTTTCAAAGGTAGGCCAGGTCCAACATTGGACACATGCCAAGTATACTCCAACTGGATATGCGGAAGCCTAACAGGATGGGTCCAAGGGCATCGACCTGATCTGACATTTTGACTGGGATACGCCATGTGGGATCCATCCGACTTGTATAGGTTCTTGCCATCCCAACAAGGCGGGAAGAACAACTCAGTTCTCATACCGTAGGGACAGTCGCGGTCGAAATTGAAGTTGTCCGCAGTGATGCTGTCGCTGAAATCGGCATTCACGTGGCATGTGAACGAAGCGACGTTGGTAACGGCTTTGTTGTCTGGGTTACCGGCGACCATACGAAGGCCTTTGGGGAATGGGATAACTGCCTCATTTTTGGTACTTCTAGAGAGGAAATAATAGAACCGGATCTTGGCAGACACAGGTGTATACATGGTGTTGCCATTAGTACTCTTGCTGATGACATAAAGGTCTGACATACGTCAGCATTAAGGCTCATGGATGAGACATGCAATATGCTTACTTGGCATCCAATAATTGGATTTGTCCGCTTGGACCCTCAGCGAAGAGCATTTTGCAGACTTGTAATAATCGAAGTTATAGTAGGCCGCCATCCGAGAACCACCTATAATCTTGTGCATGTGGGCA
This genomic interval carries:
- a CDS encoding transmembrane receptor, putative is translated as MLVNNLFYFVAALVTSAFTMAQDDGWHLDYVYTLVNEQLDPIAFPNGQSAHMHKIIGGSRMAAYYNFDYYKSAKCSSLRVQADKSNYWMPNLYVISKSTNGNTMYTPVSAKIRFYYFLSRSTKNEAVIPFPKGLRMVAGNPDNKAVTNVASFTCHVNADFSDSITADNFNFDRDCPYGMRTELFFPPCWDGKNLYKSDGSHMAYPSQNVRSGRCPWTHPVRLPHIQLEYTWHVSNVGPGLPLKGRLAWANGDTTGYGVHGDFVNGWDLDVLRRAMNDPSCVGIKKTIPMQECRTLNNYFDDAAAAACTAELGTLVEPYGNVDNVAVPVLPGCNPLWGPSGSKPTCNPPVPSLDISRFKGNDGRYIAEDDERRDFVLPTTPGWKNIACLHDITSVSGGVSYIDHSLTVSSCQSHCLIAGYQYAATGQQGTLWHCVCGTAISDTATVETGMCLTACPGDSSQLCGGSYIYNVFYAPPGTTNSDSTNVRADGSKYVGCYRNPSNPSTGLLGASTYRFQSNSMSTEICISACAQKGTNWALTTSQRWCYCGNDWNYGSGAIVPTSQCTVSCNGKPSEVCGDYYKSSVYDITSVKVSPSTAVHLAGYQGCYEDTGSRLGMTKNSWMSTTMTQSQCINGCSELGYSYAGIFRGNQCYCGKPNSNLVSLPASQCQNQCAGSSSITCGGSAAMDLYTVAAATVTSETVASKKPSGYIGCFKDQGSSAAFIGNVYTYRSNSMNPETCKQACLEFGYTYAGLWNANECRCGKNYPASQQMVSSLYCTAPCSGSSSQTCGAGGYLEGYSLAHTISTVSKPDGWLGCYTDNPKSRTLRGYFYSASGMTSKVCRATCGNNGFTLAAVEYRTQCFCGNSLSSGTRAPASSCSMACSGNRRETCGAAGYLDLFKTTV